A stretch of Pristiophorus japonicus isolate sPriJap1 chromosome 12, sPriJap1.hap1, whole genome shotgun sequence DNA encodes these proteins:
- the LOC139276844 gene encoding zona pellucida sperm-binding protein 3-like — MDLFGTRHLVKAADLTLGTVGCRATGIDSPNRTVLFDYGLHECGSTVKMAGDFLVYTTQLNHRSKAHGSDIVRTDGAVIPIECRYYSRGNVSSNPIKPTWIPFSSTKSGEGLLSFSLCLMADDWLTERTSTVYYLGDLIHIKASVSMTNHMPLKLYIDRCVATLSPDKDSTPSYSIIDYNGCLLDSKAEDSFVLPRDERELDKLRFDLDAFRFFGDDHSLIFLSCHLKVAAVDRRDSMSKACTFQKLQNVWAPLEGSNNDVCACCDLGDCGATRELGFPSRGRRDLVTEAGVESEVVLMVALTVTAVSLISAALMALFLYKKHKQTHFN; from the exons atGGATTTATTTGGGACCAGGCACCTGGTTAAAGCTGCTGACCTGACCCTGGGGACAGTAGGTTGTCGGGCAACTGGGATCGACTCTCCGAAccgcaccgtcctctttgactatgggctccatgagtgtggcagcacagtgaag ATGGCTGGAGATTTCCTGGTCTACACCACCCAACTGAACCACAGATCCAAGGCTCACGGATCTGACATTGTGCGAACTGATGGAGCTGTCATTCCCATTGAGTGCCGCTATTATAG CAggggcaatgtgagcagtaacccgatcaagcccacctggatcccgttcagctccaccaagtctggagaagggcttctgtcattctctctgtgcctaatggctg atgactggcttacagagcgcacctcgactgtctactacctgggtgacctcattcacattaaggcctctgtttcaatgaccaaccacatgcccCTGAAGCTCTACATTGACCGCTGTGTCGCTACGTTGAGCCCAGACAAGGACTCCACCCCAAGTTACAGCATCATTGACTACAATGG ttgcctcctggacagcaaagctgaggactccttCGTGTTGCCAAGAGACGAGCGTGAGTTGGACAAGCTTCGCTTTGACCTGGATGCCTTCCGCTTCTTTGGCGATGACCATTCCTTG ATTTTCCTCAGctgtcacctgaaggttgctgcagtggatcggagagattccatgagcaaagcttgtactttccagaagctgcagaatgt ctgggccccattggaaggatcGAACAATGACGTTTGCGCCTGTTGTGATTTGGGCGACTGCGGTGCCACGAGGGAGTTGGGCTTTCCATCCAGAGGCAGGAGGGACCTTGTAActgaagctg gtGTGGAGTCTGAAGTGGTCCTGATGGTGGCCCTGACTGTGACcgctgtctctctgatctctgctgCTTTGATGGCCTTGTTCCTGTACAAGAAGCACAAGCAAACACACTTCAACTAG